One window of Bacillus alkalicellulosilyticus genomic DNA carries:
- a CDS encoding L-threonylcarbamoyladenylate synthase — protein MSYKQTKVLTVDNVSGDLKKLSVIKDAALWIKNGEVVAFPTETVYGLGGNVFLDEAISQIFEAKGRPQDNPLIIHIASKSQALDLIGAPPAYAELLMDQFWPGPLTLVCVSKQKVSEYVTAGLHTVAIRVPDHPVALALIEEAGVPIAAPSANRSGKPSPTTACHVFHDLNGKIMAIVDGGSTGVGVESTVVDCTGEIPIILRPGGVTKEQIEQVVGTVGIDKALFEKSAAPKSPGMKYTHYAPNAPLQLVEGGTERIQQLIIEKQGEGMRVGVLATEESQTSYQADVVLACGQRAHLQTVAQKLYEVLRVFDEENVDVIFSETFPQEGVGLAIMNRLEKAASGIIIR, from the coding sequence GTGAGTTATAAACAGACAAAAGTACTAACTGTGGATAACGTTAGTGGGGATTTAAAAAAGTTGAGTGTAATAAAGGATGCAGCCTTGTGGATAAAAAATGGAGAGGTCGTTGCATTTCCAACAGAGACCGTATATGGGTTAGGTGGAAATGTATTTCTAGATGAGGCGATAAGCCAAATCTTTGAGGCGAAAGGTCGTCCGCAAGATAATCCACTTATTATCCACATCGCTTCAAAATCACAAGCGCTTGACTTAATTGGTGCTCCCCCTGCCTACGCAGAATTACTCATGGACCAATTTTGGCCTGGGCCGTTAACTCTAGTTTGTGTGAGTAAGCAGAAGGTGTCTGAATACGTAACAGCAGGCTTACATACAGTAGCGATCCGAGTACCTGATCATCCAGTAGCTTTAGCTCTCATAGAAGAAGCGGGTGTACCGATTGCAGCTCCTAGTGCGAATCGCTCAGGAAAGCCGAGTCCCACAACCGCATGTCATGTCTTTCATGATTTGAACGGCAAAATTATGGCGATTGTTGATGGAGGAAGTACAGGTGTTGGCGTTGAGTCCACAGTGGTCGATTGTACAGGAGAAATCCCAATCATTCTTCGACCAGGTGGCGTGACGAAAGAACAGATCGAACAAGTCGTTGGAACAGTAGGGATAGACAAAGCGTTGTTTGAGAAATCAGCAGCACCGAAATCACCTGGAATGAAATATACACACTATGCCCCCAATGCCCCGCTCCAATTAGTAGAGGGCGGAACTGAGCGAATTCAGCAACTCATTATTGAAAAGCAAGGAGAAGGAATGCGAGTGGGCGTGTTAGCCACTGAAGAATCACAAACTTCGTATCAAGCTGATGTTGTACTTGCTTGTGGACAACGCGCTCATCTTCAAACAGTAGCCCAGAAATTATATGAAGTTTTACGAGTATTTGATGAGGAAAACGTAGACGTAATCTTTTCAGAAACTTTTCCACAAGAAGGTGTTGGACTAGCCATTATGAACCGGCTTGAAAAGGCCGCTTCAGGAATAATTATTAGATAG
- a CDS encoding GNAT family N-acetyltransferase, which produces MSMVVRIAEEKDLLPIQRLVAKAGLEEKGIEHQINDFLVIEDSNQQIVGTVGIERLGEDGLLRSLVIRSENLDAKVSLEFLEVTLAFAKRQKVKNLYLLTKSALPIFEYLGFEEIPGESIPAHIENSQHFSQYVKGVTKVMATKLEK; this is translated from the coding sequence ATGAGCATGGTTGTTCGAATTGCAGAAGAAAAGGATTTATTGCCGATTCAAAGATTAGTGGCCAAGGCTGGTCTTGAGGAAAAAGGAATTGAACATCAAATAAATGATTTTTTGGTGATTGAAGACAGTAACCAACAAATTGTCGGTACGGTTGGCATTGAACGATTGGGAGAAGACGGGTTATTGCGTTCTCTAGTCATTAGGTCAGAGAATTTAGATGCGAAGGTGAGTCTGGAATTTCTTGAAGTCACTCTAGCATTTGCAAAACGCCAAAAGGTGAAAAATTTATATTTATTAACAAAGAGTGCTCTCCCGATTTTTGAGTATCTTGGTTTTGAAGAAATACCGGGCGAATCAATTCCAGCACATATTGAGAATTCTCAACATTTTAGTCAATATGTAAAAGGAGTTACGAAAGTGATGGCTACAAAATTAGAAAAATAA
- the prmC gene encoding peptide chain release factor N(5)-glutamine methyltransferase: MKLFEALHWASSFLEEQGKEQKAAEILLCHRLQKTRTQLFISMQEQLSEEMVVAFKQDVETFAKGTPVQYITGEQEFYGRIFKVNQEVLIPRPETEELVLGILDRVKLYFPNRRLNVIDVGTGSGAIAITLALENHKLNVTATDIAPTSLSIASENAKRLGASVTFVEGDLLRPFINEERQADIIVSNPPYIPQVDFEGLDKNVKNFEPTRALVGGEDGLDFYRRFMNEIPLVLKEKGLIAFEVGVGQGDAVATLLQDTFPLAIVEVVLDINGKDRMVFARVE; the protein is encoded by the coding sequence ATGAAATTATTTGAAGCCCTCCACTGGGCTTCTTCTTTTTTAGAAGAACAGGGAAAAGAACAAAAAGCTGCAGAGATTTTGCTTTGCCATCGTCTCCAAAAGACAAGAACACAATTATTTATCTCGATGCAAGAGCAACTGTCGGAAGAAATGGTTGTTGCTTTTAAACAGGATGTAGAAACGTTTGCAAAAGGAACTCCTGTTCAATATATAACAGGAGAGCAAGAGTTTTATGGGCGAATCTTTAAAGTGAATCAAGAAGTACTCATTCCTCGACCTGAGACAGAAGAATTGGTGCTTGGAATTCTGGATAGAGTGAAACTTTATTTTCCTAATCGAAGACTAAACGTCATTGATGTTGGTACCGGCAGTGGTGCCATTGCGATTACACTCGCATTAGAAAATCATAAGCTGAACGTAACAGCAACAGATATAGCGCCTACGTCTTTAAGCATCGCTTCTGAAAATGCAAAAAGATTAGGAGCCTCTGTGACGTTTGTCGAAGGGGATTTGTTACGGCCTTTTATTAATGAAGAAAGACAAGCCGATATCATCGTTTCAAATCCACCATATATCCCTCAAGTCGATTTTGAAGGACTCGATAAAAATGTAAAAAACTTTGAGCCAACGAGAGCTCTTGTAGGTGGCGAGGATGGGCTCGACTTTTACAGGCGTTTCATGAATGAAATACCACTAGTTCTTAAGGAAAAAGGTTTAATTGCTTTTGAAGTAGGGGTAGGGCAAGGAGATGCAGTTGCAACATTACTTCAAGATACATTCCCGCTTGCAATAGTCGAGGTCGTTCTTGATATCAATGGAAAAGATAGAATGGTTTTTGCGCGAGTAGAATAG
- the spoIIR gene encoding stage II sporulation protein R, producing MVNQKVVIYLLFSLFVLVLNWEAQQHIAVASHHEEVSQEEAIRLRILANSDAIKDQWLKREIRDEVNQSITEWVQDIEDLEQAKATIEGNLAEIEQIVERQLKSIGLDQTFTVEFNRVDFPTKLYGNLVYPAGEYDAVLITLGEGKGENWWCVLFPPLCFLDFTNGDVAEHEEETEEETSDEVVVEFFVVNLANNVFDWVKNVF from the coding sequence ATGGTAAATCAAAAAGTTGTTATCTATCTATTATTCTCTTTATTTGTACTTGTGTTAAACTGGGAGGCTCAGCAGCATATTGCAGTGGCTTCTCATCATGAAGAAGTTAGTCAAGAAGAAGCAATCCGATTACGTATTCTAGCTAACAGTGATGCAATCAAAGACCAATGGTTAAAACGAGAAATTCGTGATGAAGTGAATCAATCGATTACAGAATGGGTTCAAGATATAGAAGATTTAGAACAAGCGAAAGCAACGATTGAAGGAAATCTAGCAGAGATTGAACAAATCGTAGAGAGACAATTAAAAAGCATTGGCTTAGACCAAACGTTTACAGTTGAATTTAATAGAGTTGATTTCCCAACAAAATTATATGGAAATCTTGTGTATCCTGCAGGTGAGTACGACGCAGTTTTAATCACACTTGGTGAAGGTAAAGGAGAAAACTGGTGGTGTGTGTTATTTCCACCGTTATGCTTCTTAGATTTTACAAATGGTGATGTTGCGGAACATGAAGAAGAAACAGAAGAAGAAACAAGTGATGAAGTAGTTGTAGAGTTTTTTGTAGTCAATCTAGCAAATAACGTCTTCGATTGGGTGAAGAATGTGTTTTAG
- the prfA gene encoding peptide chain release factor 1: MFDRLQSLEDRYDRLNELLSDPDIINDSTKLRDYSKEQSDLEETVVAYREYKQVTEQLKDAKAMLEEKLDPEMYDMVKEEISELSDQSKELEARLHILLLPKDPNDDKNVIVEVRGAAGGDEAQLFAGDLFKMYSRFAEAQGWKAEVIEATPTELGGYKEIIFMVNGKGAYSKLKYENGAHRVQRVPTTESGGRIHTSTATVAVLPEAEEVEVDIHDKDIRVDTFASSGPGGQSVNTTMSAVRLTHLPTGVVVSCQDEKSQIKNKEKAMKVLRARVYDKFQSEAQKEYDQHRKLAVGTGDRSERIRTYNFPQSRVTDHRIGLTIQKLDQILQGKLDEIIDALIVEEQAELMQNAEE, translated from the coding sequence GTGTTTGACAGATTACAATCACTAGAGGATCGCTATGACCGCTTAAATGAATTATTGAGTGATCCAGATATTATTAATGATTCAACAAAACTAAGGGACTATTCGAAAGAACAATCCGACTTAGAAGAAACGGTAGTCGCATATCGAGAATATAAGCAAGTTACCGAGCAATTAAAAGATGCAAAAGCAATGCTTGAAGAAAAGTTAGACCCAGAAATGTATGACATGGTAAAAGAAGAAATAAGTGAATTGTCAGATCAATCCAAAGAACTTGAAGCGAGACTTCATATTCTTTTATTACCGAAAGACCCGAATGATGATAAAAATGTAATTGTTGAGGTACGCGGAGCTGCTGGTGGAGATGAAGCGCAGTTATTTGCTGGAGACCTTTTCAAGATGTACTCCCGCTTTGCAGAAGCTCAAGGCTGGAAAGCAGAAGTTATTGAAGCGACACCAACAGAACTTGGCGGCTATAAAGAAATTATTTTTATGGTGAACGGAAAAGGAGCTTATTCAAAGCTTAAGTATGAAAATGGAGCTCATCGCGTTCAGCGCGTTCCAACGACTGAGTCAGGTGGACGGATTCATACGTCAACGGCTACAGTAGCCGTGTTACCTGAGGCTGAAGAGGTGGAAGTGGATATTCACGATAAAGATATCCGTGTCGACACGTTCGCATCAAGTGGACCTGGAGGACAAAGTGTAAATACAACGATGTCTGCTGTTCGACTTACGCATCTCCCTACAGGGGTAGTTGTTTCGTGTCAGGATGAAAAATCGCAAATTAAAAACAAAGAAAAAGCAATGAAAGTACTTCGTGCTCGTGTGTATGACAAATTTCAGTCAGAAGCACAAAAGGAATACGACCAACATAGAAAGCTTGCAGTGGGAACAGGAGACCGCTCTGAGCGAATCCGTACGTACAATTTCCCACAAAGTCGTGTAACCGACCATAGAATTGGCTTAACGATTCAAAAGCTTGACCAAATTTTGCAAGGAAAGCTCGATGAAATTATTGATGCTCTGATAGTGGAAGAGCAAGCGGAACTTATGCAAAACGCTGAGGAGTAA